GCGCCCGATGACACAGTCCTTATCCTCGAAGTTCCGAGATGGCTTATGTGTATTCTGTACACTGTTGGCACAGGAGCACATTGCTATTCTATGAATCATTTTAAAGGTCTTTTCAAGAATATATATAGATGCCTGGAAAAGATTAGCTGTCATAAGTTAAATGACTTTGTGCAGTGCTACAAGTTACTCATGGATTAGTGTCACTCATGATTGTTCCAGGACAGCTATGTTACACTGGTTGCTTCagccaacctaaaaaaaaaatgtaagttatcAGTGATGTCTGGTGTGGAAAATAATCCAGAAATGCTGTTTATTTGTTGGGTACCCTGGCTGCAAGAATTTTCTATCTGTGTTCCTCCGCATAATATGAAGGGTTTGCTCATTTTGCAGTATTATCCAAATCTGAAATTGAAGTTGAAAGATTAAGGTTAGAGAAGAACAGGTCACGAACATAATAAATGTGGCATGTATGCAAGCCTAACAACTCAAGATCTGTCCCCAGCTGTAGTGATTTTATTAAGTGATAATacttaaaatataatgtataaaattatttatgcTGCTACTGGACATTTAGagcaaaatgagaaaataaaaaaaaatatgttttgctgaAATAGCTCAAAAGTTCATCTTGAAGCTTTCAGCCTTTTCTAGAGGGAAAAAACCACACTTTTTTGCTGTCAGCGCAGCACACAGAGTTTTGTACAAGAGACATACCCTAGCCATAAGTGCTTGGTACTTGGACTCTGTGTCAACTACTGCTCCGAAGTGTTTTGGAAAATATGGTGAGCTCGTTCTGCAAGGTTACAGGTCCTGGTGTGTTTTACATGGTCTTGTTTAACTTGTAGTTCAATGGAACATATAGCACAGTGTGACAACACAACATCTGCTGTAACAGTGTTGCCACTCTGTAACAAAAAGCACACCAGCTGGCAGAATCATCAGATAATAATAACCTTCtaaatatgcagttttaaaattttactttacatgcactctatttattagcatttaacaagagtaaaatatttcttttagatggactgaccctttaatgtTTCTCTTAGAATTATTGTGCCATTTTATGTCACAGTAACCTAATCTTCTTTTATATTTGCAACAGATGAAAACAATACTGTAACAAATGAATTCATATTTTCTGACTGATTAATATTACATAAACATGATGTTATACCAGGAAGCAGATAATTTGAAACTGTTTTATGATTTTCAGCCACAAGCCCTGGAGGAGCTGACTGTGGAACAAGTTCAGGATGATGTGGAGATTGAAGCCGATGAACATACAGATGCTTTTGTGGTAGGGCTATGTTTCCtttgaaaaaattatattacaactGCAGTGGTCTGCAGAGCACTTGCTGTTTTTGTAACAATTTACAAGtagttttattttcctattaaagGTAATTTATTCCGTTAAAATAACTATTATAGTGACTACTGTAAAATTTTAGGTTTGCCATCACTCTCTTTCTCTGTGGAAAAGGTCAGAGAAAGGGAATTGGGCGAACATAGGTTCTAATACTTCCCTACCtaaaagccaaaaatataatttaataaacccTAGTCTGTGGTAGCAGCTGATTTATTTCTCATAGAAGCAATAAAGAATATCATTATAGGAAAAACCCCAAGACAATACAAGTTTTTTGCATTCCTTTAGGTAAAAAGTGTCAAATCTGATGTACTTTAATTTGTTCATATTAGGTAATAGGTGTTTTACTCTaagcttgtttttctttttacaggcaTACTTTGCTGATGGAAGCAAGGTAGGTTTACGTTAATTTGCTTTCTGTATTTACCTCTTGGTGGACTGACAGACCgacaaactgactttttttttctgcctgtgctATATATTTTACTAGCAACAAGATCGTGAACCGGTGTTCTCTGAAGAGCTTGGCCTTGCCGTAGAAAAATTGAAGGATGGCTTCACTCTTCAAGGACTATGGGATGTTATGGGGTGACAGGATCTATAAATACTTGTCCAGTTACAAGAGAGAGTGGTCAAGGAAGAAAGTACAGTTCTTTCTTGTGCAATAGTCCTCACAGGGAGACTTGCAATTTATAGGGCTACAGGTAATTTAATAATGACATGTCATTGGTTGGTCTTTCAATGGGGATGCAGGTTGGCAGAATCACTTCTAAACACTAATATCTTTCAGAAACACCAATATTAGTTCCAGATTTGTCAAATTGTTGTAAAGTCTTACTGCTTTAATTACTAGATGttgtaataaatgaaatatcTAGATATAGTGGCATCTTCAGTGGTTGTAATATATGACTGGAGTTGGTAACTGTTGTGCAGGAATCTTGTTGCTTAATTTTACAATGGGAATATCTCTACAGAGCTGCAGAGCAAGTCAATATCTTATCAAAACTGTATTATTTGGGTCGCGTTAATAGAAGCTTTCTATATTTATAGACTATATTTCAGACTACACAAAGGAATCTTCTATAGAAAAAAGCAAGTCATgttgtataatttattgtattttttttaaaaaggcattaaaacaatttttgctaATTAGTATGTTACTAAtatgtttctatttgcatatgTTTCTATTTGCTAACTTTGTCTGTACAATCTTTgagaagtaaaagtaaaaaaatctatatgctttttacagtttttgtactGGTGCTTTTATTATGTCCATCCTTCCTCACATAACCTACAGGTGCGTCCAGCTGAAAAAAGTTGTacaagtaaaatagttttatggTAAGGGTTATTTAGGCCTTATTATGACTTATGGTTGTACCCCATGTTCAACCACACTCCCAAATGCTCCCATTTAATTGTATGGGAGTGGTTGGAAGCCACTTTGTAAAACGGTTACCGGAAGCAAAATGTTCCCTCTGGCAAGGGTTGCTTTTCCTCTTAGagaggaagaaccacaccacaACTATTCAACTGCAGGACACAGTAACTGTCCAGACAAAGCTCTTGCTCAGAATTAAATCTTTGATATGCAGTAACACAACACACAGAAACACAACAATTCATGGCACGGTGATCTGCAATGTGTTGTGGTTCTATTTTAATGATAGTAGTGGGCAATGCACCCATACTGCTCCACAAGCACCATCATCTGAGGGAGGCCCATGTAGTACACCAGAATCAtctcaacaataaaaatttgctaCAAGCActtgtaacaaataaatattgtaatgtgtTCCACATGGCAGATGATCTCAGACATTTCCAGATCTTGAGCATATTACATATTGTAAAGTGGAGAGACCGGAGTCATGTGTACTGTTATAGGCAGAGTAATGCAGCAGCCTGTCTTTGAGGTCACAACTACCCAAACACACAGTGATCTAAACCTGGACTCAGAGTTAACTGAGATCTGCATTCAGCTGTTGTTTTAGCAGCTGACTGAGTGTTTAGTGTAACCAGGGTGTGACAGTCCCAGACTAGAACTGTCTAGAAAAGACAACTTGTTAAGGAAAAGGATTCaagtttgtacattttgtttggtATACAGAAAATTCTAACGCTCTTGACTGCCCTTTTTGAATACTTtagagtaaaatataaaaataaaatctttaaccCTGAGTGCGATAAGACCAGAACTGTTCAGCATTTTATagattaaaaattatataatataaaataaataataataaccctaCCTACATATGTTATGCAGATGAAAGAAGGAGCTTTTCTGTATTCCTGTTCTAGAATAACAATGTTACTCCTCCATACACTTCAGTGAGTGAATTGTTTCACCTTAGGAAAGGAAGTATATGACTTGCTGGTTCACTAGGAAAATCAGAAAAGCATGAAATAAGAAAACACATGCAACCACTAcatctggtaagctgcaatatttaatatttgtgggTTTGGAGATGCTTTAAAAGAATGTGTTCAAATGTAAATGTGGCAGTAATTTGATATAAAGTTGTTACTTCTGGCAGATGAACAGCTTTGAATATAGACACATTCAGATCTATGCATATGCAGCAATAtgggtttattaaaattataatgtcCGTATGCTACAAATTATTTTGAGAAGTCTATGTAACATGTTCTACTGTAAGAAGAACAGGGCAGGagcatatttttaaacattgtggCAATATAAACTTCAATATCTctatccaaaaaagttttttttttaagaagaacaCGCTAACTTTATCCAAACTGGTAAGATTTGGCCATCACCAGATTGAAGGTCGACTATGCTTGCAGTACTGTTGAGTTGACAGGCTGCATGCTGTGTGTGATTCTCTTGTAGTGCATCTGGCAGCTTTGTTTAGAAGCTACTAAATATAGAAACATTGTCAGTGACCATTGCTGCCAACATATGTGTCATTTATCTCCAGAGAAAATTTGTTTGCTCCTTTCAAGATATACGGTAGCATACAAACATGTGCCAGGAGAGTATTATTAGTCTGTAATACAGAGCCAAGAACAGTGCTTCCAAAAACCTACATACCCATGCAATCGGATAAAGGTTATTCAAATGTTGGTATAGCTTGGGTATGTAACAGTGGTTTCACCTATAGTGATCTGATCAGCAAAACATCAGCTGCAATCAATGGGTGCTTATTTTCAAACAAGAACcatgtaatgtaatttaattcAATAGTATTAGATCTACTAACTTGAAATGAACTACCCTTAgagtatatacataatatatactttatatatatatatatatatatatatatattcaaaaataaaattaatattgatATACTGCCAAAGTAAAACTGGCTATTCTCAGGCTGATTTTCTATATGAAAGTTTATTCCATTACTGAATCTAGtctgcaataaaatgatattaaattGCTATACCTGATCAACCAAAACTGATTGATATTGGGTGTAGAACCtttaaccagaatttttttttgattttacagGTATCTGATGGTTTTGTGAAAGCTCACGAATAGTTCTGTTTAGTCAAATTTTATTGCTGTTAGACCAAACATGGATCGTGTTGTATGGTAGTATCACCAACAGATTTTCAATGGACagttagcatttttatttaacatcaatCTAGCAAAAGTTAAATTTAAGTCTGGCTAGCATTATGgtatatcccatatataaatatgtgtgtgtgtgtgtgtcaaccTTCCCAGTGGAAACAGAGGCAgcaagaaaaactgaaaacagcctTTAaccccttataaaaaaaaaaaaaaaaaaaaaaaaaattaatttaaactcTTTTACATTTATGATGTATATTGTTGAAAGCANNNNNNNTCTCTTACATTTATGATGCCTATTGTTGTAAGCCATTCTCAAATAAGCTACTTGTGAATATCATACAGTACCAATACCTACCTGTGCCTATTCCCACGTACAACAGATCCTATACagtgcatgcatgtttttttaacagaatacTTTACCAAAAATGGtacgaagctgacaaagtggaacttagaaatgtataatatgttcTAGCAGTATATTGAAAATTCTAGATGTTATTATGATTGCagtgaaaatattttatgatgcATTTCTACAAGTATTCTCTCCGCTTGTAGTCACTTTCACAAATATCTCTTCTAGTGACTAAAATCTACAGTTGTTTCTATCAGTCTGTGACAGCTGCAGTGCCAATTCCTCTTTCCAAATTGGCCGACCAAATTCCATATTGTGAGAGGCTGTACCTATATTTAGACGGTGGGCTTAAATTGCACAGAGCATAAGCCTGCCAGAGTTCACAGATCAGCCCTTTTGCTGCTGGACTTGGGAGCTGACGAGAGCTACATTGCCTCTCTTGCTTTTTCCTTCACCTCTCCATACTCTATACAGAAAAATGGATCCCGCCCAGGAACTGAAAGAAGAACTCAGACTTTATCAATCTACACTCCTTCAAGATGGGCTGAAAGAGCTTCTTgatgaaaataaatttgttgATTGTTTCCTAAAAGCTGGAGACAAAACTCTTCCATGCCACAGGCTCATTCTGGCAGCTTGCAGTCCCTATTTCCGAGAGTTCTTTTTGTCTGATGAGagtgaagagaagaaaaaaaatctggagttAGATAATGTTGACCCCAATGTCATGGAAGCCATTCTTAAATACCTTTATTCTGCCGATATTGACCTTAATGATGGAAATGTGCAAGACATTTTTGCACTGGCCAGTCGTTTCCAAATCCCTTCCGTGTTCACAGTGTGTGTCACTTACCTTCAAAAGCGGCTGTCAACTACCAATTGTTTGGCTATCTTCAGATTGGGTCTTCTCCTGGACTGCCCAAGGCTTGCCATCACTGCAAGGGACTATGTTTGTGATAGGTTTAGCCAGATTTGTAATGAAGTCGATTTTCTTCAATTAGCCCCACATGAGCTCATAGCTGTTGTCTCCAGTGATACCCTAAATGTTGAAAAAGAAGAGGACGTCTTTGAGGCCGTGATGAAATGGGCTAAGACAGACAAGGAGAACAAAACAAAGAGTCTCGTTGAGGTCTTTGATTGCATCCGATTTCGATTGATGCCTGAAAAATTTATCAAGGATCGAGTAGAAAAAGAAGAGCTGTTCAAGGGAAATGCCGacatacaaaaaaagattaaagttattaaagatgCCTTTGCTGGCAAATTGCCTGAGCCTTCCAAAGAGAAGGCAGATGGTGATGTGGGCGATGAAGATTTACTTCCTGGATATCTGAATGACATTCCTAGGCATGGCATGTTTGTCAAAGATCTGATCATTATGATCAGTGACACAGCAACAGTAGCATATGACGCTCAAGAAAATGAATGCTACTTAGTGGCCTTGTCTGAGCAGATCCCAAGGAACCATTCCAGTGTAGTCAGCAAATCATCTAATCAGGTTTATGTTATTGGTGGACTTTACGTGGAAGAAGAAAATAAGGATCAACCATTACAGTCCTACTTCTTCCAGGTATGTAATCACATGCATTTTCTTTAGTTGtcctttatataaattatttcgtcacatgtttttttatctttttggaatGAAGCAACCGAAACAGCTGTCCagttatctgtaaaatgtttttccataCAAACAGGTTCCTATCTACCATTCCCTTATGGTAACATGATGACATGTAGAATATTTTCTGTAGATATTTGCAATGTAAGGGGTCTTTAAATGGCCCTGATATGAAACTTCTGCCACATTGTGTAAGCATTCAAAAACTTAATGTACATTATGACTATTTTAGCCTTCTCCAAAGATGCAGGGTCTGTGCTCCACTCGTCTCCCAGAGCACCTGcactgctttctctttttttattcagtCTGCTATCTCTATTTTTTTGGCCATTGGCAGCTGCTAATGATATTATCCATGTGCACATGCACTGAATTTCTATTGTCctgtcacccagctttactctcAAATCTTACAGTAGGAGAATATGCCACAGAAACTGTATACTAAGAAAATATTAGCAGACAAGTGAAGTAATTTTTGGCACAAGAGGTCTATTCAGCCTCCGTTACCATAAAAGTCTAATTCAGCATTATATGAAGCCTATTATGCGTGTTGAAAGTGAAACAAAAGATAATCATCCACTTTCTGTGCACCTTTGATAACCAGATATTACAGTGTAAAAGTAGTCTTAAAATCATAGCTGTGCTGCACGTAACCTGTACAGAGAGCACAGCTGTGGGAGGGATCCAGCAGTTCCTCCCACTACAGGCTTTCTGCAGGAAACTACAGCGGGGAGGATACAAGACCATGCATCCTGAACATGGAAAGAGAGCAGCAGTCACTGGTAATTATTACAGGAACTTCCGGCACAGAGGCAAAAATTCAtgttggattactgcacagaccTGGAAGAATACACATGCCtcctttattattacagtatatgcTCATCCTGGAGATAAGCTTTACAGATAGATACTTGTTCCTGCAATTTACCACTACTGAACATGAAAATATCTGCTTAAAAATACAAGGGTGCTTACCTATGTAGCTGACTGGGcagtcacattttcttttatatctatgAATGGGAAGAATTGgagcttttatgttttattgccaGATGTGTGTGCCATCTGAGTGAGATTTTGGACATGGATCTAAATatctatttaatttttatggCAATTTGTAGCTGGTTACATTGGATATCTATTCATTTACAAATTGCTGGTGTGCCATGACCATCAGAAGCTGCAATGGACAATTCTGTCGTTATCTCCAGATGCTACAAAAAGCCAACGCTAGGTGACTGGGCTACAAATCGATTATAATTGTGGCAACACAGACTATTGGCTACACTTTAACattgtcatttatatttttatgtttgcaacTTAAAGTCAAAGAGGAGCAATCCCAAAGCTAATGTGTAGCTGCATTACTGCagaaataaaggccagtgtgatATGGACTTTAGTCCCGTGTGCATTCTTGCTGTTGGACTAATACCCAATATCTTGGCATTGGAGAAGTAttgggcccattcacacttttTGAATGTGTTACTGTATTACCTAATGCATACAAATAGAATGTTACCCTTCTTTTTAAAGCATCACAGCACAGGGGATAGCATGTGCGTTGCCTGCTACTGTATCAGTGGattgtggtcttttttttgtGGAAGAATATCTTCGCCTACAAAATCCTGGCCTTAACTTTGAAGTCTCCAATCTCAGAACAACTACTATATAGTTTTATTGTCAAAGCAATATGCAAATATTCAGGGCTGTTACTATTTGTCATGAGGCCCCATGGAAAAACCAAAAGGAAACGTTCAGTTTTCTTAAACTTCCAGACAGTTTctctataaatacagaatatttgcttttgtatttctaAGCAGTAATGTAGAGGTTATTTATTCGTAGCAGTCACACAGTCTGCTATGGCTTTATATACACCTTTGACCATACTGCGTGAAAGAGAACTAGTATGAAGATTTGATTAAacatcattcaaaaataaaacgGGCAGTCCTATCTTTCTATTGTCTATCTTTGCAATATAagctatataatgtaaaatgacaGGTTTGCATTAAAATCTTGCTGGTTAGCTACCATTATTCTTTGTGATAATTTCtgactttattttctgtattacagATGGACAGCATTGGAGGTGAATGGATTGGACTCCCACCACTTCCATCAGCCAGATGCCTATTTGGACTGGGTGAGGCAGATAACTGTATTTATGCCATCGCTGGCAAAGACCTGCAGTCTGAAGAGTCACTGGACACAGTGTTCTGTTATGACATTAAGTATGCTGTTTAAAGTTACTAATCCTTTTATTTATGTTGCAAATTTGCTGGATGGATATTAAGTTTCTTCTTGTTTTAGAGCTGTAGCCTGGAAAGAAACAAAGAAGCTACCTATCAAGGTTTATGGACATTCAGTGGTATCACATAATGGGCTCATCTATAGTCTTGGAGGAAAAACAGATGACAAGTAAGTGGCAAGTTAGATCAACAGAACTGTCTAGAATTGGCACAGATTCAGATCATTTACTTGTAGTTGGCAAACTAGGTaggcattttttctgtttttttggggggagtcACCACCaaacaaatgtctgacacatttacaataaaattaggCCTATCAAAGTATACACAACAGGTTTTCACGTACTTGCATTTTCTGCTGCTGGAATCCTGGGATGCCAATTGACAAATTTGTCACAGATTTAACACTAAAGGTTAGACTGGTTTCCAGTCCACACAGATGAACAGTTAGGAAGTGGTCAGGAGAGAGTTTTATTTGGTACAGAGTTACCTTTAACCAGCtagggaaaaaatgtattcatgtaccCCTGATTCCCTGCTTCTATTTAGcagcatctttctttttttttttatctcctttctCTGGAACAATTTTATGGTACAGCCTTACAGTATACATTATTGAAAATGTGTTCCTTATCAATAAGGCAACAAATAGCATCTCCCCCATCTCGAGTTcagcaccattgacttcaatgccCAATTTCCTGTATCTGTAAGGACCTTTTTGATAGTATTGTTGTAGTGTAACAAGTACTGCATTATTCCACACACCAGGATacacaccacaatgcattatTGTGTGTTATCATGCTTTGTAATGCTGCATCAGAGGTGCATAGGTTTAGTGCTTTGGTGTGCCAATCCAAACAAAAAGCATTGCAACACAAGTTGAAGTGTGTTGGAGTAATGTGCGCTATAGCAATGCATCTCATCGGACCTTCAATTTTCACATGCTGCAACTCTCTAAAAACTGGTGACCTACAacatattgcatgttttttatgtactttaattGCTGAAAGGATTAGTTCATCATAAGAATGGAATCACTCTATACAAATCCTACATAGTTCCATTCACCGGTGCTTGGAATACAGATTTAATTGGCAATCACTCATGAATATGACATTTTCATACTACAACATGGCATATACAggatttttatgtcttttagctATACACATGTTGGTTTCTTTGCTTAGTGAACAAGtcttattat
The Pyxicephalus adspersus chromosome 7, UCB_Pads_2.0, whole genome shotgun sequence genome window above contains:
- the KLHL41 gene encoding kelch-like protein 41; the protein is MDPAQELKEELRLYQSTLLQDGLKELLDENKFVDCFLKAGDKTLPCHRLILAACSPYFREFFLSDESEEKKKNLELDNVDPNVMEAILKYLYSADIDLNDGNVQDIFALASRFQIPSVFTVCVTYLQKRLSTTNCLAIFRLGLLLDCPRLAITARDYVCDRFSQICNEVDFLQLAPHELIAVVSSDTLNVEKEEDVFEAVMKWAKTDKENKTKSLVEVFDCIRFRLMPEKFIKDRVEKEELFKGNADIQKKIKVIKDAFAGKLPEPSKEKADGDVGDEDLLPGYLNDIPRHGMFVKDLIIMISDTATVAYDAQENECYLVALSEQIPRNHSSVVSKSSNQVYVIGGLYVEEENKDQPLQSYFFQMDSIGGEWIGLPPLPSARCLFGLGEADNCIYAIAGKDLQSEESLDTVFCYDIKAVAWKETKKLPIKVYGHSVVSHNGLIYSLGGKTDDKKCTGRLFVFNPKKGDWKDLPPMRTARSMFGVAVHKNKIFVAGGVTEEGLTASVEA